Proteins from a single region of Chitinophagales bacterium:
- a CDS encoding MGMT family protein, whose translation MPPEPTFFEKVYDLVRLVPKGRVTSYGAIAKAIGSAKSSRMVGWAMNNSHREIPPVPAHRVVNRNGLLTGKMHFRHPDQMQKLLEKEGVKVADDKVVDFKNKFWDPLIELEL comes from the coding sequence ATGCCCCCAGAACCCACCTTCTTTGAAAAAGTTTATGACCTGGTACGCCTGGTGCCAAAGGGCAGAGTTACAAGTTATGGTGCTATTGCCAAAGCCATTGGATCGGCAAAATCATCGCGGATGGTGGGCTGGGCAATGAACAATTCACACCGGGAAATACCTCCTGTGCCTGCTCATAGAGTAGTTAACAGAAACGGACTGCTCACTGGGAAAATGCATTTTCGACATCCCGATCAAATGCAGAAACTGTTGGAAAAAGAAGGCGTGAAAGTAGCCGATGATAAGGTGGTGGATTTTAAAAATAAATTCTGGGATCCGCTTATTGAATTGGAATTATAG
- the hisA gene encoding 1-(5-phosphoribosyl)-5-[(5-phosphoribosylamino)methylideneamino]imidazole-4-carboxamide isomerase, translating into MNIIPAIDIIDGACVRLKQGDYQKKTVYHKDPLDMAKAFEDAGISCLHLVDLDGAKQKKVINNKVLERIAAHTNLEIDFGGGIRNDSSIQKVFDAGATKVNIGSIALTDEPLFLKWLEKYGADKIILSADVRDGFVSTQGWLEKSQTKIKPYLKHFYKLGVKWVACTDISKDGMLQGTSTELYQEIRFKIPRLNLIASGGISSMKDIEQLQKMNLSGVIIGKAIYEGKISLENLSEFILKNAD; encoded by the coding sequence ATGAACATAATACCTGCTATAGACATTATTGACGGGGCCTGTGTAAGGCTGAAACAGGGAGATTATCAAAAAAAAACTGTTTACCACAAGGATCCTTTGGATATGGCCAAAGCTTTTGAAGATGCCGGAATATCCTGCTTGCATTTGGTAGATTTAGATGGTGCAAAACAAAAAAAAGTCATAAACAACAAAGTGCTTGAGCGAATTGCTGCACATACAAATCTAGAAATTGATTTTGGTGGTGGCATTCGCAATGATAGTTCTATACAAAAGGTGTTTGATGCCGGTGCTACTAAAGTGAATATTGGAAGCATAGCCCTTACTGACGAGCCTTTATTTTTAAAATGGCTGGAAAAATATGGTGCAGATAAGATTATTCTAAGTGCCGATGTTCGAGACGGCTTCGTGAGTACCCAGGGATGGCTGGAAAAAAGCCAAACAAAGATCAAGCCTTATTTAAAACACTTTTATAAGCTGGGGGTAAAATGGGTGGCTTGTACTGATATTTCTAAAGACGGAATGCTGCAAGGCACTTCAACCGAATTATATCAGGAAATCCGTTTTAAAATACCAAGACTAAATCTTATTGCCAGCGGAGGCATTAGTTCAATGAAAGACATAGAACAACTTCAAAAAATGAACTTGTCCGGTGTGATAATTGGCAAAGCCATTTATGAGGGCAAAATTAGCCTTGAAAATTTATCAGAATTTATACTTAAAAATGCTGACTAA
- the hisF gene encoding imidazole glycerol phosphate synthase subunit HisF — MLTKRIIPCLDIKDGRTVKGINFKQLRDAGDPVALGQLYSQQGADELVFLDITATHENRKTLLDIVRRIAKEINIPFTVGGGINSIEDVSAILNAGADKVAVNSAAVNNPQLIEKIARRFGSQCIVLAVDAKQVKEKWIVYVHGGRKKTELELIPWLKQAEASGAGEVLFTSMDHDGTKNGFANSILAEVSDKLNIPVIASGGAGKKAHFLDVFTKGKADAALAASIFHFEEIQITELKKYLHTHQIPVRL; from the coding sequence ATGCTGACTAAAAGAATCATTCCCTGCCTGGACATCAAAGATGGGCGAACAGTTAAAGGCATCAACTTTAAACAATTACGCGATGCGGGCGATCCGGTTGCTTTGGGTCAGCTATACAGTCAACAGGGAGCTGATGAATTGGTGTTTTTAGACATTACTGCCACACATGAAAACAGAAAAACCTTGCTTGATATAGTTCGGAGAATTGCAAAAGAAATAAATATCCCCTTTACTGTTGGTGGGGGTATTAATTCAATAGAAGATGTTTCGGCCATTTTAAATGCCGGTGCTGATAAAGTAGCCGTTAATTCAGCAGCAGTAAATAATCCACAGTTGATTGAAAAAATTGCAAGACGCTTCGGCAGTCAGTGTATTGTGTTGGCTGTAGATGCAAAGCAAGTAAAAGAAAAATGGATTGTTTATGTGCATGGAGGGCGAAAGAAAACCGAATTGGAACTGATTCCCTGGCTAAAACAAGCTGAAGCATCGGGTGCTGGTGAAGTTTTATTTACATCCATGGATCATGACGGCACAAAAAATGGATTTGCAAATTCTATTTTAGCCGAAGTATCCGATAAACTCAATATCCCGGTAATTGCTTCAGGAGGTGCCGGAAAGAAAGCGCATTTTCTAGATGTTTTTACTAAAGGAAAAGCAGATGCAGCATTGGCCGCTAGCATATTTCATTTTGAAGAAATACAAATTACCGAATTAAAAAAATACCTTCATACACATCAAATACCCGTTCGCTTATGA
- a CDS encoding alkaline phosphatase D family protein yields MRKLLSLSFLFLLHFAYAQDYNSNKRLSVDPALVPFYHGVASGDPLSDAVIIWTRVTTQDPSITVNWAIATDTSMQNIVNSGTANSNASLDYTVKVDVTGLNPASTYYYQFEYDGAHSLIGRTKTAPNAAVDQLRFAVVSCSRYEDGFFNAYESIAWHNDIDAVIHLGDYIYEYAVGTTIADRDTLQPPNEIITLEDYRIRHAHYRLDEQLRLLQQQYAMITTWDDHETANNSWTGGADNHDPGTEGSWANRKAAGIQAYMEWLPVRQPMNNLIYRVIEYGPLAKIMVLDTRLEGRDEQVDATNTQAINDTARTILGKVQFDWLNDNLSNSTSTWNVLAQQVMMASLQFGGQTFNSDQWDGYNADREKLYAHILDNNIENVVVLTGDIHTSWANNLENNAGDSVAVEFVSTSITSSVPDFLSGLSGFVLNNFDHVKYAKFDQRGYNILTLDSRKAQTDFYFMNTISEVDTGKEMLASWYVPNTGRQLKEATGPAEYTGEKKPFAPLNPKQTSVSIEERVPLTILGVYPNPAETYLQMQYYSPNQRKIQLQVIDLNGRVLIQEEINRHQQGVNYLQMDISKLAKGTYWVHFNNGEETYQKQIVKL; encoded by the coding sequence ATGAGAAAATTGTTGTCATTAAGTTTTTTGTTTCTTTTGCATTTCGCTTATGCACAAGACTATAATTCCAACAAACGCCTTTCGGTTGACCCTGCTCTGGTACCCTTTTATCACGGTGTAGCGTCCGGTGATCCACTTAGTGATGCGGTTATTATCTGGACCAGGGTGACTACACAGGATCCTTCAATTACTGTGAATTGGGCCATTGCTACAGATACTTCTATGCAAAACATTGTGAATTCCGGCACTGCCAATTCCAATGCTTCACTGGATTATACCGTTAAAGTGGATGTCACCGGCCTAAACCCTGCCTCAACTTACTATTACCAATTTGAGTACGATGGTGCACATTCACTCATTGGAAGAACCAAAACAGCTCCCAATGCAGCTGTTGATCAATTGCGTTTTGCAGTGGTTTCCTGCTCAAGGTATGAGGACGGTTTTTTCAATGCCTATGAATCCATTGCATGGCACAATGACATTGATGCAGTAATTCATTTGGGCGACTATATTTACGAATATGCTGTGGGTACCACTATAGCAGACAGAGATACATTACAGCCTCCCAATGAAATAATCACCCTGGAAGATTATCGTATTCGTCATGCCCATTATCGATTGGATGAACAGCTAAGACTATTGCAACAGCAGTATGCAATGATTACAACCTGGGACGATCACGAAACGGCCAACAACAGTTGGACTGGTGGAGCCGATAACCATGATCCAGGAACAGAAGGTTCTTGGGCAAACCGAAAAGCTGCCGGGATTCAGGCCTATATGGAATGGTTGCCTGTTCGCCAACCTATGAATAATCTTATTTACAGGGTAATTGAGTATGGCCCGCTTGCGAAAATTATGGTATTGGATACCCGGCTCGAAGGAAGGGACGAGCAGGTAGATGCAACAAACACGCAGGCTATTAATGATACCGCTCGAACTATCCTTGGAAAAGTACAATTCGATTGGCTAAATGACAATTTGAGCAATAGCACTTCCACCTGGAATGTTCTTGCGCAACAGGTTATGATGGCTTCACTGCAGTTTGGCGGTCAAACATTCAATTCAGACCAGTGGGATGGATACAATGCAGACAGAGAAAAACTTTATGCACACATTCTTGATAATAATATAGAAAATGTAGTTGTACTTACCGGTGATATACATACTTCCTGGGCCAATAATTTAGAGAATAATGCAGGTGATAGTGTTGCGGTGGAATTTGTATCCACGAGCATTACTTCAAGTGTGCCAGATTTTCTATCTGGATTGTCAGGTTTTGTACTTAATAATTTTGACCATGTGAAATACGCAAAATTTGACCAGCGGGGTTATAATATACTTACACTTGATTCCAGAAAAGCTCAAACAGATTTTTACTTTATGAATACCATCAGTGAAGTTGATACCGGAAAAGAGATGTTGGCTTCATGGTATGTTCCAAATACAGGAAGACAGCTAAAAGAAGCTACAGGACCGGCTGAATACACAGGTGAGAAAAAACCTTTTGCACCATTGAATCCAAAGCAAACTTCAGTTTCAATTGAAGAGAGAGTGCCACTGACAATACTCGGTGTATATCCCAACCCCGCAGAGACTTATCTACAAATGCAATACTACAGCCCCAATCAGCGCAAAATTCAATTGCAGGTTATTGATTTAAATGGCAGGGTTCTGATCCAGGAAGAAATCAACAGGCATCAGCAAGGTGTCAATTATTTGCAAATGGACATCAGCAAATTGGCAAAAGGTACTTATTGGGTACATTTTAACAATGGAGAAGAAACCTATCAAAAGCAAATCGTGAAATTATAG
- a CDS encoding TIGR01777 family oxidoreductase produces the protein MIKKILITGGSGMIGMRLSKFLLQKGYLVNHLSRSSKNYDSDIGIYHWDVKKGQIENEAILSADCIVHLAGAGIADKRWTASRKKEIVESRTKSTALLIDKLKELNHKPELFLSISAIGYYGACGDEWVDENSPAANDFLAQVCEKWEAAAHEVKKLNINYNTIRIGMVLSPNGGALREIEKPLKFGIAGYLGNGQQYMSWIHIEDLCRQFLHCIEGKAQTNETYNAVAPNPERNIDFTSKLSKAIGKGILMPTPGFAIKLMLGEMANMVLTGQRVSCKKIQSTGFEYKYPDLKTALEDIYSKN, from the coding sequence ATGATCAAAAAAATATTAATTACAGGTGGTTCCGGGATGATTGGAATGCGTTTGAGTAAGTTTCTACTCCAAAAAGGTTATCTGGTCAATCACTTAAGCCGCTCTTCTAAAAATTACGATTCTGATATAGGCATATATCATTGGGATGTCAAAAAAGGTCAAATAGAAAACGAAGCCATTCTTTCAGCAGATTGTATTGTGCATTTGGCAGGGGCAGGAATTGCAGACAAACGATGGACTGCATCCCGTAAAAAGGAAATTGTTGAGAGTAGAACCAAAAGTACTGCATTATTGATTGATAAACTCAAGGAGCTCAATCACAAGCCAGAATTGTTTTTATCAATTTCTGCAATTGGCTATTATGGGGCTTGTGGAGATGAATGGGTTGATGAAAACAGTCCTGCAGCTAATGATTTTTTGGCACAAGTATGTGAAAAATGGGAAGCCGCTGCTCATGAAGTTAAAAAACTCAATATCAACTATAATACTATCAGAATTGGAATGGTACTCAGTCCCAATGGCGGAGCGCTAAGAGAAATTGAAAAACCCTTGAAATTCGGTATTGCAGGCTATCTGGGCAATGGCCAACAGTATATGTCATGGATACACATTGAAGATTTGTGCAGGCAGTTTTTACATTGCATAGAAGGAAAAGCCCAGACAAATGAAACTTATAATGCAGTAGCACCTAATCCCGAACGCAATATTGATTTTACAAGCAAATTATCTAAGGCAATTGGGAAAGGTATTTTGATGCCCACACCGGGATTTGCCATAAAATTAATGCTCGGGGAAATGGCAAATATGGTTTTGACCGGTCAGCGTGTGAGTTGCAAAAAAATTCAATCTACCGGTTTTGAATATAAATACCCCGATTTGAAAACAGCCTTGGAAGATATCTATTCAAAAAACTGA
- a CDS encoding HepT-like ribonuclease domain-containing protein, whose product MKEEYRSYIMYLEDIQVSMFRISEYISDLDFDGFSKDYKTIDAVVRNFEIIGKASKNLPESVKEKYDSIPWKEMY is encoded by the coding sequence TTGAAAGAAGAGTATCGCTCATATATTATGTATCTGGAAGACATTCAAGTATCTATGTTTCGTATTTCAGAATACATTTCTGATTTAGATTTTGATGGCTTTTCAAAAGATTATAAAACTATAGATGCTGTAGTAAGAAATTTTGAAATAATAGGAAAAGCCTCTAAAAATCTTCCAGAATCAGTTAAAGAAAAATATGATTCCATTCCCTGGAAAGAAATGTATTAA
- the nadB gene encoding L-aspartate oxidase codes for MAQSADFLIVGSGIAGLTMALKFSEKFPDKSIKVITKADEDESNTKYAQGGVAVVSDFDHDSFKKHIEDTLNAGDGLCDKAVVEQVIKNGPARIREIIEWGTEFDKDESGAYHLGKEGGHTENRVLHHKDVTGKEIERALLAKVHASDNIEVYQHHFVLDLITQHHTGSIVTRVTDGITCFGVYVLNTQSKKVERILSKLTVLASGGVGQVYKSTTNPSIATGDGLAMLYRAKGRVENMEFIQFHPTSLYNPGESPSFLITEAVRGAGAKLRDISGREFMYDYDKRGALAPRDIVARAIDNELKKSGEEFVYLDATEIPNETFRNHFPNIYNKCCDLGIDVSKEGIPVVPAAHYSCGGIKVNEKGETSIENLYACGECASTGLHGANRLASNSLLEALVYAHLIYENAVSKIDYISLNTGIPEWDAAGTTEPGELVLITQSLKELRDIMSSYVGIVRSNVRLKRALDRLYLLYTETEELYENAILSPQLCELRNMITVAYLICRCSSMRRESRGLHFTTDYPQKSNHAENTLL; via the coding sequence ATGGCTCAAAGTGCAGATTTTTTAATTGTAGGTTCGGGAATAGCCGGGCTTACAATGGCTTTGAAATTTTCTGAAAAATTTCCGGATAAAAGCATTAAAGTCATTACCAAAGCTGATGAAGACGAATCGAATACCAAATACGCACAGGGTGGTGTAGCTGTTGTTTCAGACTTTGACCACGACAGCTTTAAAAAGCACATAGAAGACACACTTAATGCTGGAGATGGCTTGTGTGACAAAGCTGTTGTGGAGCAGGTGATTAAAAATGGCCCGGCACGTATCCGCGAAATCATTGAATGGGGCACTGAATTTGACAAAGATGAAAGCGGAGCATATCACCTCGGAAAAGAAGGCGGACATACCGAAAACAGAGTTTTGCATCATAAAGATGTAACGGGTAAAGAAATTGAAAGAGCACTGCTTGCAAAAGTCCATGCCTCGGATAACATTGAGGTCTACCAGCATCATTTTGTGCTCGACCTGATCACACAGCACCACACTGGCAGTATAGTTACAAGAGTTACAGATGGCATTACCTGCTTTGGTGTTTATGTTTTAAACACGCAAAGTAAAAAGGTAGAGCGCATTCTCTCTAAATTAACGGTTTTGGCCAGTGGTGGAGTAGGACAGGTCTATAAAAGCACCACCAATCCCTCAATAGCCACTGGCGATGGTTTGGCTATGTTGTACCGTGCAAAAGGACGGGTGGAAAATATGGAGTTCATCCAGTTTCACCCCACCTCGCTATACAATCCGGGCGAATCGCCATCCTTTTTGATTACCGAGGCTGTAAGAGGAGCTGGAGCAAAATTGAGGGATATCTCCGGCAGGGAATTTATGTACGATTATGACAAAAGAGGCGCTCTTGCACCAAGGGATATTGTAGCACGGGCGATTGATAATGAACTGAAGAAAAGCGGGGAAGAATTTGTCTATCTCGATGCCACTGAAATTCCAAATGAAACATTCAGAAATCACTTCCCAAATATTTACAACAAATGTTGCGATCTGGGAATTGACGTGTCTAAAGAAGGCATTCCCGTGGTGCCCGCAGCGCATTATTCCTGTGGTGGAATTAAGGTCAATGAAAAGGGGGAAACCTCTATTGAAAACCTCTACGCCTGTGGAGAGTGTGCTAGTACAGGTCTGCATGGCGCAAATCGCCTGGCTTCAAATTCATTGCTGGAAGCTCTGGTTTATGCGCATTTGATTTATGAAAATGCAGTTAGCAAAATTGACTACATTTCGCTAAATACCGGCATCCCCGAGTGGGATGCAGCCGGCACAACAGAACCTGGAGAACTGGTACTGATCACGCAAAGCCTAAAAGAACTCAGGGATATTATGAGCAGCTATGTGGGCATAGTAAGATCAAATGTGCGGTTAAAAAGAGCCCTCGATCGCCTTTACCTCTTATATACCGAAACAGAAGAACTTTACGAAAATGCCATTCTCTCTCCCCAACTCTGTGAATTGCGCAATATGATCACAGTAGCCTATTTGATTTGCCGCTGTTCTTCTATGCGCAGGGAAAGCCGGGGACTGCATTTCACTACGGACTATCCCCAGAAATCCAATCATGCGGAGAATACGCTCTTATAA
- a CDS encoding prolyl oligopeptidase family serine peptidase, translating to MNIIKNYSIKGSRNKPILLDIFYEASNLPLPIVIFSHGFKGFKDWGHFNLVAQQMAEAGFLFVKFNFSHNGTTPEKPEAFADLEAFGHNNLSTELDDLELVIDFVLNGSWGDQKIDANALNLLGHSRGGGISILQGTNDKRVSKLCTWSAVSSFDRFFDSYFTDEWEKNGVIYIPNSRTKQQMPLYKQYLDDLKKNADRLDILATAKKLKKPYLIVHGTDDTTVDYRKAKALKEAAPCSTLLTVQGGNHVFGAKHPYKSKDLPIQAQQVLTETIKFFRKSAG from the coding sequence ATGAACATAATAAAAAACTACAGCATTAAAGGTTCAAGAAATAAACCAATACTTCTCGACATTTTTTATGAAGCAAGCAATCTACCACTACCTATAGTTATCTTTTCACATGGGTTTAAAGGGTTTAAAGACTGGGGGCATTTCAACCTGGTAGCCCAGCAAATGGCCGAAGCAGGTTTTCTTTTTGTGAAATTCAATTTCTCCCACAATGGAACTACACCAGAAAAACCGGAAGCCTTTGCTGACCTGGAAGCTTTTGGCCACAATAATTTAAGTACAGAATTGGATGATTTGGAATTGGTCATTGATTTTGTCCTAAACGGCTCTTGGGGTGACCAAAAAATTGATGCCAATGCCCTGAACCTGCTGGGGCACAGCCGGGGTGGCGGTATCAGTATTTTACAGGGCACAAATGATAAAAGGGTAAGCAAACTCTGTACTTGGTCGGCTGTCAGCAGTTTTGATCGTTTTTTCGACAGCTACTTTACAGATGAATGGGAGAAAAATGGGGTAATCTATATTCCTAATTCCAGAACCAAGCAGCAAATGCCACTGTACAAGCAATATTTGGATGATTTAAAAAAGAATGCAGATCGTCTGGATATCCTTGCCACAGCAAAAAAGCTAAAAAAACCCTATCTGATTGTGCACGGAACGGATGACACCACAGTAGATTACCGGAAAGCCAAAGCACTGAAAGAAGCAGCGCCTTGCTCTACATTACTTACGGTTCAGGGCGGCAATCATGTTTTTGGAGCCAAGCATCCCTACAAATCAAAGGATCTGCCTATTCAGGCTCAGCAAGTTTTGACCGAAACGATTAAGTTTTTTAGGAAATCAGCAGGTTGA
- the hisIE gene encoding bifunctional phosphoribosyl-AMP cyclohydrolase/phosphoribosyl-ATP diphosphatase HisIE, giving the protein MTLDFEKGNGLIPAIIQDADTHQVLMLAYMNKDALEQTKKEKKVTFYSRSKKRLWTKGESSGNFLHLVDIKPDCDADTLLIRVKPEGPACHKGYDTCFNEKNTVNALFLEKLEKVILSRKESNESGSYTRQLLDSGINKVAQKVGEEAIELLIEAKDDNKDLFLNEAADLLYHTLVLLKAKEYQLNEVIKVLEERHNNLT; this is encoded by the coding sequence ATGACACTTGATTTTGAAAAAGGCAATGGATTAATTCCCGCTATTATTCAGGATGCTGATACACATCAGGTATTGATGCTCGCTTATATGAACAAAGATGCACTGGAACAAACAAAAAAAGAAAAAAAGGTAACTTTCTATAGCCGCAGCAAAAAACGTTTGTGGACAAAGGGAGAAAGTTCTGGGAATTTTCTTCATCTGGTTGATATAAAACCTGATTGCGATGCTGACACTTTATTGATTCGTGTAAAGCCCGAAGGCCCTGCCTGTCATAAAGGCTATGACACTTGTTTTAATGAAAAAAATACCGTCAATGCACTTTTCCTTGAAAAACTAGAGAAAGTAATCCTATCGAGAAAAGAAAGCAATGAAAGTGGTTCTTATACTCGACAATTATTAGACAGTGGGATAAACAAAGTAGCTCAAAAAGTAGGGGAAGAAGCAATTGAACTCTTAATTGAGGCCAAAGACGACAATAAAGATTTGTTTCTAAACGAAGCTGCCGACCTACTCTATCACACACTCGTTCTCCTGAAAGCCAAAGAATATCAGCTTAATGAAGTAATAAAAGTGTTAGAAGAAAGACATAATAACCTGACTTAG
- the trmB gene encoding tRNA (guanosine(46)-N7)-methyltransferase TrmB, with amino-acid sequence MGNKGKQQKFDELNTFQNVFQNFDFKKANLIGHDRSEVKLAGKWNKIYFKNPNPIVLELACGKGEYSLGLSEQFPNKNFIGVDLKGNRIWKGAKKGLKEKRQNVAFIRSKIELLPHYFESGEVDEIWIIFPDPYPRKSNRNRRLTSPVFLDIYKKVLKKGGTVNLKTDDTALFDYSCEIAEEIGMEILEKDFDIYAGNRNTEGALAIKTFYEKIHLEAGKKIKYLKFVLH; translated from the coding sequence ATGGGGAATAAGGGGAAGCAGCAGAAGTTCGATGAACTGAATACATTTCAAAATGTATTTCAGAATTTTGATTTCAAAAAGGCCAATTTAATAGGCCACGACAGGTCGGAAGTCAAATTGGCAGGGAAGTGGAACAAAATTTATTTTAAAAATCCCAACCCCATTGTATTGGAACTCGCCTGTGGTAAGGGAGAATACAGCTTGGGGCTGAGCGAACAATTCCCCAATAAAAATTTTATTGGTGTTGACCTCAAAGGCAATCGCATTTGGAAAGGAGCCAAAAAAGGGCTCAAAGAAAAGCGCCAAAATGTGGCCTTTATTAGAAGTAAAATTGAGTTGTTGCCGCATTATTTTGAGTCAGGTGAAGTAGATGAAATCTGGATTATTTTTCCAGATCCTTATCCCCGCAAATCAAATAGAAACAGAAGACTGACTTCCCCGGTATTTCTTGATATTTATAAAAAGGTTTTAAAAAAAGGCGGCACAGTAAACCTGAAAACGGACGATACAGCTCTTTTTGATTATTCCTGCGAAATAGCAGAAGAAATAGGTATGGAAATTCTTGAAAAAGACTTTGATATTTATGCGGGAAACAGAAACACTGAAGGGGCTTTGGCGATAAAAACCTTTTACGAAAAAATTCACCTGGAAGCCGGCAAAAAAATCAAGTACTTAAAATTCGTCCTGCATTAA
- a CDS encoding nucleotidyltransferase family protein, translating into MTKNEILSKLKELKPVLNKDYSVKEIGLFGSYLENKATEKSDIDLLVELEKPIGWKFFTLEIYLEKAFGKKIDLVTKNALRKRLKEDILSKVNYA; encoded by the coding sequence ATGACCAAAAATGAAATATTAAGCAAGTTAAAAGAACTAAAGCCAGTACTTAACAAAGATTATTCTGTTAAGGAGATTGGCTTGTTTGGTTCCTATTTGGAAAATAAGGCTACAGAAAAAAGCGATATTGATTTGCTTGTTGAATTAGAAAAGCCAATCGGATGGAAGTTTTTCACACTTGAAATATATCTTGAAAAAGCCTTTGGAAAAAAGATTGACTTAGTAACAAAGAATGCATTGCGAAAAAGACTGAAAGAGGATATCTTAAGCAAAGTAAATTACGCATAG
- a CDS encoding polyprenyl synthetase family protein, which produces MPVKLEEIKAPVNAELNIFEQKFKESMRSNVPLLDRVTYYIVQRKGKQLRPLFVLLSAKLFGEIGDKTYRAASLVELLHTATLVHDDVVDDANKRRGFFSVNALWKNKIAVLVGDYLLSKGLLLSIDNDHFDLLKIMSAAVKDMSEGELLQMEKARRLDIEESIYFDIISKKTASLISSACQCGAASTTTDTAQCEKARLFGEKVGVAFQIKDDLFDYGKHEIGKPTGIDIKERKMTLPLIYALNNADRSDKRRIKNIVKNENDKPRKVDEVIKFVRASGGIEYTIEKMNQYKKEAFEILETFPDNPARKSLGDLINYVVDRRK; this is translated from the coding sequence ATGCCTGTCAAACTGGAGGAAATTAAGGCTCCCGTCAATGCGGAATTAAACATTTTTGAGCAAAAATTCAAAGAATCCATGCGGAGTAATGTGCCTCTGCTGGATCGCGTGACCTATTATATAGTGCAAAGAAAGGGCAAACAACTGCGCCCACTTTTTGTTCTTTTGAGTGCCAAACTTTTCGGTGAAATAGGCGACAAAACCTACCGCGCAGCCTCACTTGTAGAGCTTTTGCATACAGCCACACTGGTGCACGATGATGTGGTGGATGATGCCAATAAAAGGCGTGGTTTTTTTTCGGTTAATGCCCTGTGGAAAAATAAAATTGCAGTATTGGTTGGCGACTATCTTCTTTCCAAAGGCTTGTTGCTTTCCATCGATAATGATCACTTCGATTTGTTGAAAATCATGTCTGCTGCTGTAAAAGATATGAGCGAAGGGGAATTGCTGCAAATGGAAAAAGCACGCAGGTTGGATATTGAAGAATCTATTTACTTTGACATCATCAGCAAAAAAACAGCCTCACTGATATCTTCTGCATGTCAATGCGGAGCTGCTTCAACTACTACCGACACAGCACAATGCGAAAAAGCCAGACTTTTTGGCGAAAAGGTAGGTGTTGCTTTTCAGATAAAAGACGACCTTTTTGATTACGGGAAACACGAAATCGGCAAACCTACCGGTATTGACATCAAAGAGCGCAAAATGACACTGCCCCTGATTTATGCGCTAAACAATGCTGATCGTTCGGACAAAAGGAGGATCAAGAACATAGTGAAAAACGAAAACGACAAACCCCGGAAAGTGGATGAAGTGATAAAATTTGTAAGGGCAAGTGGGGGCATCGAATACACTATCGAAAAGATGAACCAATACAAAAAAGAAGCTTTTGAGATTCTGGAAACTTTCCCCGATAACCCTGCCCGTAAAAGCCTGGGTGATCTAATCAATTATGTAGTGGATAGGAGGAAGTGA